A stretch of DNA from Coccidioides posadasii str. Silveira chromosome 1, complete sequence:
TTCATGTACCCGCAGAGGATGACTCTGGATTGAAGTACGTCACAAGGTTTCTCAATTTGGCTCCCTTCAACACGTCAAAACAGAAATGGATGTATGCCTTCAATTTGGACCCGAATGCTCCCCCTTCCACATCTCTCCCAGCGGCAGCCACGATAACGCCGTTTCTGAACGctccaaagaaaagagagcCCATCCAAGAACAAGGCGAGGTTTTTAGCCGCTTTTCACAAAGCGATGATTACCATCGACCCAGGAAACGAGCGAAGAGATCAGCCCCGGACCAATCAGAATGCTTCTTCTGTTTATCAAATCCAAACATTGCGACTCATCTCATTACGTCGATTGGCACCGACTCTTATCTCACAATCGCGAAAGGCCCATTGACAACGGCTGGTACCTTTCCTAAACTTGGCTTTCCAGGCCACATACTGATTATTCCATTAACCCACGCGGCAACATTTTCAGCCATGGGCGATCCGGACACCACAAAGACAACTTACGATGAGATGCAAAGATACAGGTCTGCCCTCCATTCCATGCTAGAGGAAAGATCAAACGGAGAATTGGGTTCTGTTACGTGGGAAGTGAGTCGCAGTGGTGGTGTCCACATCCATTGGCAATTTCTTCCTGTACCGTCGAGCCTAATCTTCCGCGACCTTCTGGAAGCCGCGTTTAAGGTGGAGGCTGAGGACCTGAACTACCCTAAATTTGAGAAGCAGACTGTTGAAACTGCACCATCGAGTCAGGGTGATCATTTTAGAGTATGGATACGTGGACCGGGGAGAGGCTCAGAGCGAGAGAGTGGATCATCTCTTGAGACGGTACTGACAATGCCCCTCTCTGGAAAGTTTCGATTTGATCTCCAGTTTGGACGAATTGTGATGGCGAAGCTTCTTAGGCTCGAAGACCGGATCAACTGGAGGGATGCCACACAACCGCAAGACGAAGAAACAGCCGACGCAGAAGCTTTCAAATCTGCATTTAAAAGTTTTGACTTTTCACTTGAAGAATGAAGCCGCCCGTCCTATGGAGCTACCGGCCCTTCATAGAGCCGCAAAACCGCTTGCTGTGAGCCTACTGGTAAGCAGCGGGATACAGTTCTCGATTTGTAACCGTCTTGCCCGTGCCGAGTGGGAGACGGAGAGCCGATATTCGTCACATTTATACCACGTTCTACTTTGGGGTTGGATCTTGTATTATATCTACAGCACCGTATGCATTACTTCATATGTCCCTAGGTCATTATTTATTGGGGCTTTCGAATTATATAGTAAAAAGTCAGAGATTATTGCTTTGAGACAGTATACAACTGTGCTAAACAACTGGCTAGATTCCATCTAGCAGACTGTGTGGTTTTATTAATGCTCCCAGCTATCATGCCCAGGGGTTGGAAGACAGTGTTTCTTGTCCGCCATCAACGTGTGTGCCTTCCCTCCAGCAGCAGGAGGGCAACCATCCGCAGCAAATCCCTTACCAATTAACTGCCGGACTTGACCGTCTGCCATCATGCTAAACCGTAGCAATCGCGGGATTTCCTGCTTGTTTGATGGGTTAATGTAGGTGATGTGTTTCTGCTGCAAATATTTTTGCCGGCAGTCT
This window harbors:
- a CDS encoding uncharacterized protein (BUSCO:219492at4751~EggNog:ENOG410PGZ6~COG:S~BUSCO:5312at33183) — encoded protein: MASKIIVIGGIHSAFKEVFGKLQKLQAKQNFSFALVIGDLFKGDSDTSDEELSALLRGQIAVPLPTYFTVGSHRIPQAVIEKLEKDDEVCPNLYFLGRRGVLTSSEGVKIVALGGNWESAATPVAGVNEKYLPQYTDFDCKSLYKTEYADILITNQWPKSVQSGSKVLVYETRPVEGVKCLADLCSILKPRYHFTSHESFFYEREPFFHVPAEDDSGLKYVTRFLNLAPFNTSKQKWMYAFNLDPNAPPSTSLPAAATITPFLNAPKKREPIQEQGEVFSRFSQSDDYHRPRKRAKRSAPDQSECFFCLSNPNIATHLITSIGTDSYLTIAKGPLTTAGTFPKLGFPGHILIIPLTHAATFSAMGDPDTTKTTYDEMQRYRSALHSMLEERSNGELGSVTWEVSRSGGVHIHWQFLPVPSSLIFRDLLEAAFKVEAEDLNYPKFEKQTVETAPSSQGDHFRVWIRGPGRGSERESGSSLETVLTMPLSGKFRFDLQFGRIVMAKLLRLEDRINWRDATQPQDEETADAEAFKSAFKSFDFSLEE